The Haloprofundus salinisoli region CTGTGGTTCCAGCGCGGCGGGTGGCAGACGGGGGTTTTAGAGGAGAGCGAGCGGCCCACGGCGGCGGACTGATTCGAACGGGTCGTCCTCTCAGCTCCGTCGACTCGCTACTGCCGTGAGCAACGCCGCCGCGATTGTCGCCGTCGCACCGATTACCGCGACCAGAATCTGCGTGTCGGTCAGGTCGGAAAGGGTGGCGGTGTCGGCCACGGTAGACGCCACGGGTTCTTCGACCCGCTCGGAGACGACGCCGAGCGAGTAGTTCGGGAGGCTTCCGCCATCGGAGCGGACCCAAAAGTGGTACGCTCCGGTCTCGGGTGCGACGAACTGTCCGACGGTTCCGTCGAAGGTGAGGTCTATCGGCGAATCGCTCGGGTCGCGGATGCCGTAGAGAATCGGCTTGTCGTTGTCGAGCGCGATGCTGACGGTGTCCCCTTCCGACGCCTCGAACGCGTAGTAGTCGACGTCGGCGTCCGACGCGATCTCGCCGTTCAGTACCGTCCCCGGTGACAGCCACGTGCTGTTTCCGAAGTCGTCGTTCGGTTCGTTGACCGGACGGTTGCCGCCGACTTCGATGGTGTAGGTTGCGGCAATCTCTCCCGACGGTATCACGACGAAGTAGTACGTCCCCGATTCGGGAGCGACAAACCGCCCGACGTACGTCTCGTTGTCGTCGCTCACCAGCGAGAAGCGAACCGGTTCTTCGAGGAGCGAACGGTGGTTGTCGTCCAGAAGCTCGTAGTGGACGTACCCGTCGACGACGAACGTGAGGGTGACGTTCGCCCCCTTGACGGCCTCGAACGCGTACCAATCCTCGTCGTTCGCCGAGGTGATTTCGCCGTCTACCGAGTCACCATCCGCCAGCACCGTGCTGCTCTCGTGGTCGTCGTTCGGCTCGTTCGGCGGGTGAGTCCCTGCGATTTCGACGGTGTACGTCGGCGTGCTCCCTTGGTGCGACGTTATCAGGAGGTAGTACGTCCCGGTCCGAGGAACAGCGAACGACCCGACGTTGGCGTCCCCGCTACTCTCGAAGGAGAAGTCGGCCGGCACGTCCCTGAGTGAGCGTCCGTCGGCGTCGTGGAGGTCGTAATCCACTAACGCCCTGTTCTCGAGCGTGAGGGTGGCCGCCATCCCCTCGACGGCCTCGAAGGCGTACCAGTCTCGATCGGTCGCAGAGGAGACGCTACCGCTGAGAATCTGGCCCGCGTCGAGCGATGTCGCGGTCTGCTTCGAATCGTTCGGTTCCTGCTCTGTGACCGGCTGTGCGAACCCCGTTTCGCTGACGCCGCCCGTGAGGAGGGCTACCGAAATCAGCACTGCCAAGATCCGCTTCGAAACTGGTATCATAATAATTCCTAATAGACGCTTCTTTCGATATTGAACGTTCCGCGACACGAACGGGACAGTCAGGCAAACGGTGAATGTGCGTTCCAGTCGGGGACAGATTCTTGAAACGAATACTCCGAGTCGTCGCATCCGTCCCCGACTCCGCCACCCCCGAGTTACGGTCGGCCTGACGCTCGTGTTGAATCAACTGTCCCCCCGGAACTCTCACTCACCGGAAACGAGTACACGTACGAACACGTGCGGCCCGCCGCCAACGAGAGCGGTCCGTACCTTGGAGACGACTGTCACGTCTACGCCGGCGTCGACGGCATCGGCTGTCGCCACGAACAGCGCCCGCCGCGGGAGTGCATCGCTGACGCGTCGCTGTTGACGGCGACCAGAGAGTCGAGTACGAGGGGTCGTACTACGCGCTCGCAAGAACTCGACAGACGACAGTCCTCCCGCGGGACCGTTCGCGGAGGACAGTCTCGAAGGGCCGAGAGCTTACTCGTCTAACCTCTCTCTGAGCATCCCGTTGACGCTGCCGGGGTCGGCGCTCCCGCCGGTCTTCTGCATCACCTGGCCGACGAGGAAGTTGATTGCGCCGCCCTCGCCGTTGTGGTAATCCTCGACGGCGTCGGGGTTCTCCTCGATGGCCTCCTCGACGGCGGTGACGACGGCGTCGTCGTCGGCCTTGCCGAGACCCGCCTCCTCGATGACGTCGTCGGGGGCCATCCCGTCGTCGAGCATCCGCCGGAGGACGACCTCTTCGGCGTTCTTCGTCGTGATCTCGTCCTCCGCGACGAGCTCGACGAGGCGGGCGAACTCGTCTAACCTCCCTTCGACGTCCTCGATGGCCATGTCGCGGTAGTTGAGTTCGCCGAGCAGGTTGTCGGCGACCCACGTCGCCGCGAGGTCGGGGTCGAACGCCTCGGCGACGCGCTCGTAGAAGTCCGCGACCTCCTTCGTGGAGGTGAGTTTCGAGGCGGACTCGGCGTCGAGACCGTACTCCTCGCGGAAGCGCTCCCGACGGGCGTCGGGGAGTTCCGGAATCTCGATAGTCTTCTTCCACCCGGCGACCTGCAGCGGCGGGAGGTCGGCCTCGCGGAAGTAGCGGTAGTCCTTCTCCTCCTCCTTGGTCCGCATCGAGACGGTGGAGCCGTGGGCTTCGTTGAAATGCCGCGTCTCCTGCTCGACGGTCTTGCCGCGCTGGACGAGGTTCCGCTGCCGGGACGCCTCGTACGTGAGCGCCTTCTCCGCGCCCTTGTGACTGGAGATGTTCTTCACCTCGGTGCGGTTGGCCGCTTCCAGTACCTCCCCGGGAATCGAGCCGTCGTCTCGAATCTCGTCGGCGGGGACGAGACTCAGGTTCGCGTCGATGCGGAGCGATCCGTCGCGCGTGGAGTCGAAGACGCCGAGGTATTCGAGCACTTCTTCGAGCTTTGCGAGGAACGACCGGACCTCCGAGGGACTGCGGAAGTCGGGTTGGGTGACGATCTCCATCAGCGGCGTGCCGGCGCGGTTGTAGTCGACGAGCGTGTAGTCCGCGCGGTCGATGGCGACCGTCCGCGAGTCGAGGGCCCCCGCGCCGTCGCGGACGTGTTTGATGCTGCCGGGGTCCTCTTCGAGGTGGGCGCGACGGATGCTGACTGCCCGACGTTCGCCCTCGACGGCGAACTCCAGTGTGCCGTCCTGACAGATCGGGGCGTCGTACTGCGTGATCTGGAAGTTCTTCGGCAGGTCGGGGTAGTAGTAGTTCTTCCGGTGA contains the following coding sequences:
- the gatB gene encoding Asp-tRNA(Asn)/Glu-tRNA(Gln) amidotransferase subunit GatB; amino-acid sequence: MTAQALEQRDLAVVIGLEVHVQLETATKIFCGCSTDAAEDEDPNTRTCPTCLGLPGALPVLNEGAVEAAVKVGKALDADIPEQTRFHRKNYYYPDLPKNFQITQYDAPICQDGTLEFAVEGERRAVSIRRAHLEEDPGSIKHVRDGAGALDSRTVAIDRADYTLVDYNRAGTPLMEIVTQPDFRSPSEVRSFLAKLEEVLEYLGVFDSTRDGSLRIDANLSLVPADEIRDDGSIPGEVLEAANRTEVKNISSHKGAEKALTYEASRQRNLVQRGKTVEQETRHFNEAHGSTVSMRTKEEEKDYRYFREADLPPLQVAGWKKTIEIPELPDARRERFREEYGLDAESASKLTSTKEVADFYERVAEAFDPDLAATWVADNLLGELNYRDMAIEDVEGRLDEFARLVELVAEDEITTKNAEEVVLRRMLDDGMAPDDVIEEAGLGKADDDAVVTAVEEAIEENPDAVEDYHNGEGGAINFLVGQVMQKTGGSADPGSVNGMLRERLDE